DNA from Asticcacaulis excentricus:
CGCCTCATCATAGGCGCGGTGCACGGTCAGTTGCCCGCGGCGGATATCGTCGTCATCCATGCACGGCAGGTCGTCGTGGACCAGCGAATAGGCGTGGATACATTCCAGCGCGCACGCCGCCCGCAGCACGGCCTGCGCATCGGCATCGAACAGACGCCCGGTTTCGAGCGCAAAAAATGGCCGCAGACGTTTGCCCGGCCCCAGAGCCGCGTAGCGCATGGCCTCGGTCAGGCGCGATTCAAACCCTTCGGCGCGCGGCAAAAGCTCATCGAGCGCCATCGTCACCAGATCGGCGGTCTCCTGCATCCGTTCATGCAGCGGCGGCAGGTCGGAATTGGCGGCGACCGGCATCACCTCAGTTGAACTCCGCCGGGGCCGTGCCTTCGACCTGACCGGTCTTGGACAGGGTGATTTTTTCGACCTGAAGGCGGGCGGCCTCAAGGCGGTCTTCGCACAGGGCCTTCAAAGCCGCGCCGCGTTTATAGAGTTCGAGAGACTTCTCCAGCGGG
Protein-coding regions in this window:
- a CDS encoding exodeoxyribonuclease VII small subunit, translating into MTEPAETLSFEEALAQLERIVAELESGQAPLEKSLELYKRGAALKALCEDRLEAARLQVEKITLSKTGQVEGTAPAEFN